The genomic segment CCGAACGGGCCGGGGCCGCCGAGCCCGTGCCGCTCGAACGCGTCCGCTGAGACGTACGGCCACGGCGGCCGGCCGAGACCGGCGGAGCACCTGGCGCGGCGCAGACGGAGACGACGGAAGGGGAGGACGATGTTCGCGGTGTCCCTGGGGGACGACGGGGCCGAACTGGGCCCGCTGGAGATCTGGCAGGCGCCGGAATTCCTCGCCCATATGGACCGGGCACGGGATCTCGTGGACCCGTGGATTCCGTTCGCCTCGTACGCGACCGACCTGGAGTCGGCGCGCGCACTGCTCCAGCGGTACGCGGACCGGCAGGCGACCGACACCGGACGGATATACGGCATCCGGCTGGACGGCACACTCGTCGGCGGCGTGATGTTCCCCGCCTTCGACGCCGCTTCTGGCGTCTGCGAGGTCGGCTGCTGGCTGGAGCCCGCCGGTCAGGGGCGGGGCCTGGTGACCCGGGCGGCGCGGAAGCTGATCGACTGGGCGGTGGAGGAGCGCGGGATGCACCGGGTGGAGTGGCGCGCGTCCTCCGCGAACACCCGCAGTGTGGCCGTTGCCCAGCGGCTCGGCATGACCCGCGACGGGGTGCTGCGGGAGGACACGCCGTACCGGGGCGTACGCCAGGACACCGAGATCTGGTCCGTACTGGCGCCGGAGTGGCGCCGCGCGAAACGGTGAGCGGCCGGGGCGGGCGAAACGTTAAGCGGGTTCTCATGCGCGGCGCCTAGCGTGCGCCTCATGAACCCCACGACTCCCAAGACCCCCACAGTCACCGCCGCGGACGACGACCGCGAGAACAGGACCGCGACGGAGGCGACCACCACACCCGAAGCACCCGAAGCCCAGGACCGGGCCGCGTCCGAGCCGGCGGACGCCCCGGACGGGAGCGAGACCGCCGACGGGAGCGGGCCCGGGGCCCACGCGGGCACCGACGCCGATGCCGAGAGTCTCGACGACGAAGCGGCGGAGGACGATCCGCACACCAAGGAGTCGTCCTGGATCGGCGCGGGCGCGACGGCCGTCGTCGCCGCCGCGCTCGGCGTGGTTTCGCTCACCGGGGGCTGGACCAGCCGGGTCGCCGCCGAGCGCGAGACGCTGCTCGGCCAGATCCACACCGGGTCGGGCGGCAGCGCGGCCCAGCAGATCTCCGAGATCTACGGGGACGCCTGGCACACCACGGCCTTCGTGAACGGCGTCTTCGCGCTGGTGGCCCTGCTGGTGGGCGTCTTCGCGCTCGTACGACCCGCCTTCGGCGCCCCCAGCGCCCACCCGCAGCCTGGCTGGATTCGCGCCGTCGCCCTGGCCGGTGTGGTGCTCGGGGTGATCGGGGTGCTGCTCTCGGTCGGCATGTACTTCGATCTCTTCGTCGCCCTGCCCACCGTCGCCACACCCGCCGCAGGCTGAGCACAACCACCGCACCGCCGCCGGGCGGGGCCGCCCCCGGGGCCCGCGCCGCCCCGGGGGCGGCGCGGGGCGGCATCGGCTCACCGCCGCCGCCTCCGCCCGGAGTGCGCACGGCCGGACGACCGGCCCGGTCACCGGCCGTCGTCGGCGCCCCCGCCCGGACCCGTGTCCTTCTCCGGGTCCGGGCCTTCCGAGGTGGCGGCCTCGGCACCCGTTTCTCGTCCGCCCTCCGGCGTCGCCCCGGACTCCGAATCCGGAGCCCGGACGGTCACCTTGCCCGACGAGAGGTCTATCGGCCCGCGCCCGGGGTCGCCGACACCGAGATCCACCCGGCTCAGCTCCAGCCGCTTCTGTTCCTCGGCGGCGTGTTTACGGCCGGGGGCGAAGAGTTCCTCGAAGAAGTTGAACACCGGCCGCGCTCCTTCCAGCGGGGCTGTCGCCCCTCAGGGCCTTCCGTTCGGGTCAGGCCGGGCTCGCGGGCTCGGGCACCGCACCTCGCGGCGTTGTCGTCGGTCGGCACGGCTCCGCCATGACTGCCTCCTCCGCCTCGCGGCGCACGGCACCGGCCCGCTCCCTGATCCGGCCCGGTCCGGACGAGAGACCCTGGCCGTCCCCCGCGGACGACGTCACCGCACCTCCAGCACCAGAATCCTGTCGTCTCCCGGCTTCGGGGTGCCACGGCCGTCCGTCTCGCTGGTCACGAGCCAGAGCTTGTCGCCGCCCGCGGCGAGCACGGTACGCAGACGGCCGTACTTCCCTTCCAGGAACGACTGGGGGGCCGCCAGAGGTTCCCCGGCCGCGTCACCGGAGAGCGGAATCCGCCAGAGCCGTTCACCGCGCAGGCCCGCCATCCAGATCGATCCCCCGGCGAACGCGATCCCGCTCGGTGACGCCTCGGACGTCTTCCACTGGGCGACCGGGTCGATGAACCCCTTCCTGCCCTTCGTGCCCTCGACCTCCGGCCAGCCGTAGTCGCCGTCGGGCACGATGCGGTTCAGCTCGTCCCAGGTGTCCTGCCCGAACTCCGACGCCCACAGCTGCTTCCGCCCGTCCCAGGCCAGGCCCTGCACATTGCGGTGCCCGTACGAGTACACCAGGGAGTCCGCCGACGGATTGCCGTGCACCGGCTCACCGTCCGGTGTCATCCGCAGGATCTTCCCGGCCAACGACTCCTTGTCCTGGGCGAGCCCGTCGTCCCCGGTCTCGCCGGTGCCCGCGTACAGCATCCGGTCCGGGCCGAACGCGATCCGGCCGCCGTTGTGCACGGCCCCCTTCGGGATGTCCCGCACGATCGTGTCGGGCGCCCCGAGCATCCGGCCCGCCGTCTCGTCCTCGTCGTACAGCAGACGGGCGATGCGGTTGTCGGACGCGGTCGTGAAATACACGTAGAGCAGATGATCGGTGCCGTACGTCGGCGACACCGCCAGGCCCAGCAGCCCGCCCTCACCGGACGCCGACACCCCGGGCACCGAGCCCAGCAGCGTCTTCTTCCCGGTCGTGCCGTCGATCCGGGTGATCGTGCCCTGGTCACGGGAGGTCACCAGCAGATCACCACCGGGCAGCTCCGCGAGCCCCCACGGAGAGTTCAGGCCCTCCGCGAGCGTCGACACCACCTTCACCGACCCCTTGGCGGGCGGCGGCTCGGCCACATCCTCCGACGGCGAGGGGGAGGGCGCGGCGGACGCCGAAGAGGCGGGTGACGACCGGGGTGACGCCGACCCGTCCGACCCCCCGCCCGCCGGACCGCCGTCCGGTGCACACCCGGCGGACAGCAGCAGCGACGCGGCGAACAGCGCGGTCACGACCCGCCCTCGTACGACGGCTCCCCGAGGTACGGCAGACCCTCGCCCAGATCCCAGCACAGCACCGCGCACAGCATCGGTCCCTTCGACGGCGGCATGACTACTGTTCTTACACCGCGGCCGGCCGCCCGGTTCCCGAAGTCGCCGAAGTTTCCCCGGCCGACACCGACATCACCCGTCCGCCCAACGGAGCCGGCCGGCCACGCGGGGCCCGTACCGCCCGTGCCCGTACTCCTCGTCGCCGTACCCCTGGTCCCCGTACCGCCCCGGCCCCGTACCGCTCGGCTCAGTCCCACGACCCCCGCGCCCGGGGCAGCGCGTCGATCTCCGCCAGGTCCCCCGCCGTCAGCTCCACGTCCGCCGCCCGCGCGTTCTCCACCGCCCACTCCTCGCGCTTCGTCCCCGGCACCGGCACCACGTGCGCGCCCTGCCGCAGCACCCACGCCAGCGCCACCTGCGCCACCGTCGCCCCGTGCCGCTCCGCGATCCTGCGCAGCCCCGCCACCACCGGCTGGTTCGCCGCCATCATCTCCGCGGTGAACCGGGGATGCCTGGCCCGCAGGTCCTGCGGCTCGAAACCCTGACCGGGCGTCAGCGTGCCGGTCAGGAAACCGTTGCCCAGCGGCATCGCCGCCAGCACACCCACACCCCGCGCCGCGCACCACGGCAGCAGGGTCTCCAGCGCCTCCGGCGACCACACCGACAGCTCCGCCTGCACCGCGCTCACCGGGAACACCTGCTGCACCCGCTCCAGTTGGCGGATCGTTCCGTCATGCGTCCGCGCCCCCGACCGGCGCGAGGCACGCGCACCGACCGCGCACAGACCGAGCGCCCGCACCTTTCCCGCCGAGACCAGATCGGCCATCGCGCCCCAGGTCTCCTCCACCGGTATCTCGGGGTCGGCCCGGTGCAGTTGGTACAGATCGATCACATCGGTCTGGAGCCGGCGCAGCGAGGCGTCACAGGCCCGCCGCACATAGCCGGGGCGGCCGTTGGCCACGATGTGCTGATCGCCCACCAGCAGCCCGCACTTGGTGGAGACGAACGCCTCGGACCGCCGGCCCTTCAGCGCCCTGCCCACCAGCAGCTCATTGGTGAAGGGGCCGTACATGTCGGCCGTGTCGAGCAGTCGGACGCCCGCGTCGAGTGCGGCGTGCACGGTACGCAACGAGCGGTCGCCGCGCTGCTGGGACGCGCTGTACGCCCAGCTCATCGGCATGCAGCCGAGCCCGACCGAGCCCACGGCGAGCGCCGCCGCACCGATAGTCCTGCGCTCCAACTCCCCGAACCCTTCCTCGGTCCCGCCGTCGCGGGGCCCCACCGCACCCCAAACTAACCTCTGCCGTCGGCCGGTCACGCTTCGCATAGCCTCCTGGCCATGACTTCCACCAGGACATCGCCCCGGAATCAGGACGTATGGCTGCCGATCGCGATCGACGGGATCGACGGACTCCCCGAGGGTCTCAACTACCACTTCTGGGACGGCGGGCGGGACTACCCAGCCGACCCCGCGAACTGCGCGTTCTACGTGGTCCCCTACCTGAAGGGGCCGGAGGTCGCCGTCCGCCCGCTCGCCGTACTGAGCGGTGTACGGGTGGTGCAGACCCTCTCCGCCGGCACCGACCTCGTCCAGCGCCACCTCGGGCAGCTGCCGCCCGGCGTTCAGCTGTGCAACGCCAAGGGGGTCCACGAGGCGTCGACCGCCGAGCTGGCCCTCGCCCTGATCCTGGCATCCCTGCGCGACCTCCCCGGCTTCGTGCGCGGCCAGGACAACGAGGACTGGCGCACCGGCTTCTATCCCGCGCTCGCCGACAAGTCCGTCCTGATCGTCGGGTACGGGGCGATCGGCGCCGCCATCGAGGACCGGCTCGAACCCTTCGAGTGCGCGCGGCTGGTGCGCGTCGCGCGCTCCGCGCGAACCACCGCGCGCGGTCCCGTACACGCGATCGACGAGCTGCCCGCGCTGCTGCCCGAAGCCGATGTCGTCGTCCTGGTCACCCCGCTCACCCCCGCCACACAAGGGCTGGTGGACGCCCCGTTCCTCGCCGCGATGGCGGACGGGGCGCTCCTGGTGAACGTCGCGCGCGGCCCCGTCGTGGACACCGGGGCCCTGCTGGCCGAACTGGAGTCCGGCCGCCTGCGCGCCGCCCTCGACGTCACTGATCCGGAACCGCTGCCCGCGGGCCATCCTCTCTGGCATGCTCCGAACGTCCTCATCACGCCTCATGTGGGCGGCAGCACCTCGGCGTTCCTGCCGCGCGCCAGGCGTCTGCTGGCCGGTCAGCTCACCCGGTTCGCGGCGGGGGAGCCGCTGCGCAACCTCGTGCTCACCACCGGCTGACCACGCTGTGGGGCCACTTCGCTGCGCAGGGTGGCGACAGCACCTCGTATCGTCACTGAGAGTAGATAAGCTATGTCCCTGAGTGACGAGTCTGGTGTATCGTCCCGAATCGGGGGCCGCGCCGTGGCAGGGACGGTGGCGGTGAGCATGTGAAGGCGAGGGGGGCGACGGGCGATGCACGGTCAAGGGACGAACGATCCGGCGTGGCAGGGCGGTCGGCGGCGGACGCCGGGAGCCCCGAGGCCCGGAAGACGCCTCCTCCCGGTGCGCAGACACCTCCTCAGGCCCGCGTCGCCGGGAGCGCCTCGGTGAGCGGCCTCGGAACACTGCTGTGCAGTCAGCCGCCCCCCTGTCCGGAGCCGTCCCCCGGGTCGGTCACCGGGGGGACGGAGGGCGGGGCACCGACCGGGACGGCGGGAGCCGGTACGCGTGCCGGCGCCCGCGCCCGCCTGGTGCCGCGCATTCTGCTCGGCCTCGTCTGCGCCGGGTACGGCGTGGGGGCGGCCCTCGGCTGGGGCAGCCCCCGGCTCGCCAAGATGATGGGCGATTTCGGCCTCAGCGCCGCCGCCCTGATCGCGGCCGTCTCCTGTCTGCTCTACGCCCGGACCCGCAGCGGCCGGTTCCGGCCCGCCTGGCTGCTCTTCTCGGTCTCCTCCGCGATGGCCGCGGGCGGAAACGCCGTCTGGGGGTGGTACGAGGTGGTGGTGGAGCGGCCCGTGCCCGGCTCCTCGCTCGCCGACGCCTTCTTCCTCTGCTTCGCGCCGCCCGCCATCGTGGGCCTGCTCGTCCTCGCCCGCCGACCGGTCAGCCGGGCCGGCTGGGTCTGTCTGGGACTGGACGCCTGGCTGATCGGCGGATCGCTGCTCACGCTCTCGTGGAGCCTCGCGCTCGCGCACACCGCCCACGCGGTCGGCTTCCGCAACGAGAGCGTCGCCCGCGCCGCCCTCTCGCTGGCCTACCCGCTGCTGGACATCGTGCTGGTCAGCATGGTGCTCGCGCTGCACTTCCGGCGGGCCGGGGCCAACCGCTCCGCGGTGAACACCGCCATCGCCGCCCTCGCGCTGACCGTGCTGTGCGACGCCCTGTTCACCTCGCCGCTGCTGCGCCAGACCTACCACTCGGGGCAGGTCCTGGACGCGGGCTGGTTCACCGGTTCGCTGCTCCTGGCGTACGCGCCCTGGGGCGCCCGCCGCGCCGGCTGCGGGCAGCGCCCCCGGCCGCCCGTCCGGCCCACCACGGGCCGCCCCATCGCCGGTTCGCTCGCCGCGCTGACGCCCTACCTCGCCGCGGCCGTCTGCACCCTCGGCATCCTCTACAACGTCGTCGAGGGACACCGGGTGGACCGGGTCGTCGTCTTCACCGGATGCGCCGTCGTGCTCGCCCTGGTCGTCCGCCAGGGCATCATGCTCGTAGACAACATCGCCCTCACCCAGGAACTCGCCCAGAAGGAGAACCACTTCCGCTCCCTGGTGCAGGGCTCCAGCGACGTCATCATGATCGCCGCCCCGACCGGCATACTGCGTTACGTCAGCCCGGCCGCCGCCGGGGTGTACGGGAGGGACGCCGACGACCTCGTCGGCGCCGAACTGGCCTCGATCATCCACCCGGACGACCTCGGGCGCGTGATCCACGAGGTGCGGAGGTTCCTCGCCGCCCCGCCCGCCGAGGAGCCCACCACCCGCATCGAGTGCCGGTTCAGATCGGGCTCCGGCGACTGGCTCAACGTCGAGTCCACCGTCAACCGCCACCAGGGCGGGCTCATCCTCAACAGCCGGGACGTGACCGAACGGGTCCGCCTCCAGGCCCAGTTGCAGCACAACGCCGAACACGACCCGCTCACCGGCCTGCCCAACCGGGCGCTGTTCACCACGCGGGTCCGCCTGGCCCTGGAGGGCCGCAGGGCCGGTGACCCCGGCACCGCCGTGCTCTTCATCGACCTCGACGGCTTCAAGGCCGTCAACGACCGGCTCGGCCACCAGGCCGGCGACGAACTCCTCGTCCAGGCCGGCCGACGTCTCCAGGACTCGGTGCGGGCCGGGGACACCGCGGCCAGGCTCGGTGGCGACGAGTTCGCGGCGCTCATCCTCGGTGACGGCGGCGGTGACCAGGCCGGCCGCGAGTACCAGGTCCATGAGATCGCCGACCGGCTGCGCCTCACGCTCTCCGAGCCGTACCGCGTCGGCGGTGACGAGGTCGCCGTCGCCGCCTCCATCGGCGTCGCCTTCGCCGAGCCCGGCATCACCCCCAACGACCTCATGCGCAACGCCGACCTCGCCATGTACCGCGCCAAGGCGAGCGGCAAGGACCGGGTCGAGCTGTACGCGCCACAGATGCAGGCCGACGTGATCCGCCGCTCGGAACTGGCCACCCGGCTCCGCACCGCGCTGCGCGAGGGCGAGTTCGCCCTCCTCCACCAGCCCGTCGTCCACCTCTCCAGCGGGACCGTCGCCGCCGTCGCCGCCGAGGCCCGCTGGCGCTCCGCGCAGGGCGTCCTCTTCACCCCGGCCGAGTTCCTGCGCGCCTCCGAGGGCGGTGACCGCGGTGCCGAGCTGGGCCGGTGGCTCCTCGAAGAGGCCGTCGGACAGGCCGCGGACCGGGCCGGGGCCGGTCACTCGGTCACCGTGTCCGTCCGCCTCTCCGCCCGCGGGCTGACCGACGGGACGCTTCCCTTCAGCTCGGTCGAAGCCCTTCTCGCCCGGCACGTCCTGCCCTCCGGCACGCTGATGGTGGAGATCGGCGACAGCGACCCCCACATCCCCTTCGACGACCTCGAACAGCGGCTGACCGCGCTGCGCGGACTCGGCGTACGGATCGCGCTGGACGGCTTCGGCAGCGGATACGCCGCGATCAACGCGCTGCGCCGGCTCCCCGTCGACGTACTGAAGCTCGACCGCGGCCTCGTCGACGGCA from the Streptomyces sp. AM 4-1-1 genome contains:
- a CDS encoding 2-hydroxyacid dehydrogenase, with translation MTSTRTSPRNQDVWLPIAIDGIDGLPEGLNYHFWDGGRDYPADPANCAFYVVPYLKGPEVAVRPLAVLSGVRVVQTLSAGTDLVQRHLGQLPPGVQLCNAKGVHEASTAELALALILASLRDLPGFVRGQDNEDWRTGFYPALADKSVLIVGYGAIGAAIEDRLEPFECARLVRVARSARTTARGPVHAIDELPALLPEADVVVLVTPLTPATQGLVDAPFLAAMADGALLVNVARGPVVDTGALLAELESGRLRAALDVTDPEPLPAGHPLWHAPNVLITPHVGGSTSAFLPRARRLLAGQLTRFAAGEPLRNLVLTTG
- a CDS encoding PQQ-dependent sugar dehydrogenase, encoding MTALFAASLLLSAGCAPDGGPAGGGSDGSASPRSSPASSASAAPSPSPSEDVAEPPPAKGSVKVVSTLAEGLNSPWGLAELPGGDLLVTSRDQGTITRIDGTTGKKTLLGSVPGVSASGEGGLLGLAVSPTYGTDHLLYVYFTTASDNRIARLLYDEDETAGRMLGAPDTIVRDIPKGAVHNGGRIAFGPDRMLYAGTGETGDDGLAQDKESLAGKILRMTPDGEPVHGNPSADSLVYSYGHRNVQGLAWDGRKQLWASEFGQDTWDELNRIVPDGDYGWPEVEGTKGRKGFIDPVAQWKTSEASPSGIAFAGGSIWMAGLRGERLWRIPLSGDAAGEPLAAPQSFLEGKYGRLRTVLAAGGDKLWLVTSETDGRGTPKPGDDRILVLEVR
- a CDS encoding DUF6191 domain-containing protein — its product is MFNFFEELFAPGRKHAAEEQKRLELSRVDLGVGDPGRGPIDLSSGKVTVRAPDSESGATPEGGRETGAEAATSEGPDPEKDTGPGGGADDGR
- a CDS encoding GNAT family protein, giving the protein MFAVSLGDDGAELGPLEIWQAPEFLAHMDRARDLVDPWIPFASYATDLESARALLQRYADRQATDTGRIYGIRLDGTLVGGVMFPAFDAASGVCEVGCWLEPAGQGRGLVTRAARKLIDWAVEERGMHRVEWRASSANTRSVAVAQRLGMTRDGVLREDTPYRGVRQDTEIWSVLAPEWRRAKR
- a CDS encoding EAL domain-containing protein, which encodes MVPRILLGLVCAGYGVGAALGWGSPRLAKMMGDFGLSAAALIAAVSCLLYARTRSGRFRPAWLLFSVSSAMAAGGNAVWGWYEVVVERPVPGSSLADAFFLCFAPPAIVGLLVLARRPVSRAGWVCLGLDAWLIGGSLLTLSWSLALAHTAHAVGFRNESVARAALSLAYPLLDIVLVSMVLALHFRRAGANRSAVNTAIAALALTVLCDALFTSPLLRQTYHSGQVLDAGWFTGSLLLAYAPWGARRAGCGQRPRPPVRPTTGRPIAGSLAALTPYLAAAVCTLGILYNVVEGHRVDRVVVFTGCAVVLALVVRQGIMLVDNIALTQELAQKENHFRSLVQGSSDVIMIAAPTGILRYVSPAAAGVYGRDADDLVGAELASIIHPDDLGRVIHEVRRFLAAPPAEEPTTRIECRFRSGSGDWLNVESTVNRHQGGLILNSRDVTERVRLQAQLQHNAEHDPLTGLPNRALFTTRVRLALEGRRAGDPGTAVLFIDLDGFKAVNDRLGHQAGDELLVQAGRRLQDSVRAGDTAARLGGDEFAALILGDGGGDQAGREYQVHEIADRLRLTLSEPYRVGGDEVAVAASIGVAFAEPGITPNDLMRNADLAMYRAKASGKDRVELYAPQMQADVIRRSELATRLRTALREGEFALLHQPVVHLSSGTVAAVAAEARWRSAQGVLFTPAEFLRASEGGDRGAELGRWLLEEAVGQAADRAGAGHSVTVSVRLSARGLTDGTLPFSSVEALLARHVLPSGTLMVEIGDSDPHIPFDDLEQRLTALRGLGVRIALDGFGSGYAAINALRRLPVDVLKLDRGLVDGIVESPRLHKITGGLLRIARDLGMQSVAEGVDTPEQALALRALGCTHGQGAAFSGPLDEYRLRCVLARGEFPVPGDPLTRHVLTGGPIPLLSSSHGETPVPPT
- a CDS encoding aldo/keto reductase, which produces MGSVGLGCMPMSWAYSASQQRGDRSLRTVHAALDAGVRLLDTADMYGPFTNELLVGRALKGRRSEAFVSTKCGLLVGDQHIVANGRPGYVRRACDASLRRLQTDVIDLYQLHRADPEIPVEETWGAMADLVSAGKVRALGLCAVGARASRRSGARTHDGTIRQLERVQQVFPVSAVQAELSVWSPEALETLLPWCAARGVGVLAAMPLGNGFLTGTLTPGQGFEPQDLRARHPRFTAEMMAANQPVVAGLRRIAERHGATVAQVALAWVLRQGAHVVPVPGTKREEWAVENARAADVELTAGDLAEIDALPRARGSWD